A single window of Sphingobacterium sp. ML3W DNA harbors:
- the ybaK gene encoding Cys-tRNA(Pro) deacylase — translation MKTNAARILDHLQITYTIKEYEINDRHQSATDVAEILKIRPESIYKTLVLTGQKDQYLVAIIPGNAQVNLKKLAFISGNKKCEMLAMKDLQQVTGYIRGGCSPIGMKKAFPTYIEEIATLEDKIIISAGKKGYQIMLKPDDLSKATKGIFADISDSL, via the coding sequence ATGAAAACCAATGCAGCTCGGATTTTAGATCATCTACAGATTACTTATACAATAAAGGAATATGAAATCAATGATAGGCATCAAAGTGCAACAGATGTTGCTGAAATTTTAAAAATACGACCAGAAAGCATATACAAAACACTTGTGCTAACTGGACAAAAAGATCAGTACCTCGTTGCAATTATACCAGGGAATGCGCAAGTTAATCTGAAAAAATTAGCCTTTATTTCTGGCAATAAAAAATGTGAAATGCTAGCTATGAAGGACCTACAACAGGTGACTGGCTATATCCGAGGTGGCTGCTCCCCTATCGGCATGAAGAAAGCATTCCCAACCTATATCGAAGAAATTGCTACTTTAGAAGACAAGATCATCATCAGTGCAGGAAAAAAAGGTTATCAGATCATGCTTAAACCTGATGACCTGAGCAAAGCCACAAAGGGTATATTTGCAGATATATCCGACAGCCTATAG
- a CDS encoding outer membrane beta-barrel protein: MRKLTLTQLLLALMTTASYAQSQESNLLGLEISGSVDTYWKYDFQKQSNIQTSFTEENNSVSIGMIDLALKKKSGRASFVGELSFGPRGQYRSILNASDQNSFHIQNLFISYALTERLTMTAGFMSTFIGYEVICPSYNFHYSTSYLFGAGPFQDGGIKAQYVFSDQVSLMVGLFNDWNVYQDLNGVSHFGSQLSITPNERSNFNLNFLTGSSQGGASNYSSGTLIDFVGNYAFTPLFSLGANATDYDQKGGGGYSGIALYPMVNINKNIGIGLRGEYFKLKDAPILEAVGNEIFSTTLTANFKHNGFHFIPEIRLDNSSEQIFVKQNLTPTKNAGQFSLALVYDF; encoded by the coding sequence ATGAGAAAATTAACCCTAACCCAACTGCTTTTAGCACTTATGACTACAGCATCCTACGCACAATCTCAAGAAAGTAACCTCTTAGGCTTGGAAATTTCAGGATCAGTGGACACCTATTGGAAATATGATTTCCAGAAACAATCAAATATTCAGACCTCATTTACAGAAGAAAATAATTCGGTATCAATTGGAATGATCGACCTTGCATTGAAAAAAAAATCCGGAAGAGCATCTTTTGTTGGTGAATTATCATTTGGACCAAGGGGACAATACCGCTCCATCTTAAATGCTAGTGACCAAAATAGTTTTCACATTCAAAACTTATTCATTTCTTATGCCTTAACGGAGAGACTGACCATGACAGCTGGATTCATGAGCACGTTTATTGGTTATGAAGTCATTTGTCCTTCTTACAATTTTCATTATTCTACTTCTTATCTATTTGGAGCCGGACCTTTTCAAGATGGTGGTATCAAAGCACAGTATGTCTTCTCTGATCAGGTAAGTCTCATGGTCGGACTCTTTAATGACTGGAATGTATACCAAGATCTCAATGGAGTTTCCCATTTCGGATCACAATTATCCATAACGCCAAATGAAAGATCCAATTTCAATCTAAATTTCTTAACAGGTTCATCACAAGGTGGAGCTAGCAATTACAGTTCGGGCACATTGATTGATTTCGTCGGTAATTATGCTTTCACACCTTTATTCTCATTGGGTGCCAATGCTACCGACTACGACCAGAAAGGAGGAGGTGGGTACTCCGGAATTGCCCTTTACCCAATGGTCAATATTAATAAAAATATAGGTATAGGCTTGCGTGGTGAATATTTCAAACTAAAAGATGCCCCTATCTTAGAAGCAGTAGGTAATGAAATATTCTCTACAACATTGACGGCCAACTTCAAACACAATGGCTTTCATTTTATCCCCGAAATCAGATTAGACAATAGTAGCGAGCAAATATTTGTCAAACAGAATCTTACGCCCACCAAGAATGCAGGACAGTTTTCCTTGGCATTAGTTTACGATTTTTAA